In the Bos javanicus breed banteng chromosome 28, ARS-OSU_banteng_1.0, whole genome shotgun sequence genome, one interval contains:
- the LOC133240513 gene encoding collectin-46 has product MLLLPLSVLLLLTQPWRSLGAEMKIYSQKTLANGCTLVVCRPSEGGLPGRDGQDGREGPRGEKGDPGSPGPAGRAGRPGPAGPIGPKGDNGSAGEPGPKGDPGPPGPPGMPGPAGREGPSGKQGSMGPPGTPGPKGETGPKGGMGAPGMQGSPGPAGLKGERGAPGEPGAPGSAGVAGPSGAIGPQGPSGARGPPGLKGDRGDPGERGAKGESGLADVNALKQRVTILEGQLQRLQNAFSRYKKAVVFPDGQAVGKKIFKTAGAVKSYSDAQQICREAKGQLASPRSAAENEAVAQLVRAKNNDAYLSMNDISTEGKFTYPTGESLVYSNWASGEPNNNNAGQPENCVQIYPEGKWNDVPCSEPLLVICEF; this is encoded by the exons AtgcttctcctccctctctccgtGCTGCTCCTGCTCACACAGCCCTGGAGATCCCTGGGAGCAGAAATGAAGATCTATTCCCAGAAAACACTGGCCAACGGCTGTACCCTTGTTGTGTGTAGGCCTTCGGAGGGTGGCTTGCCTGGTCGTGATGGACAAGATGGGAGAGAAGGCCCCCGGGGGGAGAAGGGAGATCCAG GTTCACCAGGACCTGCAGGAcgagcagggaggcctggaccAGCTGGTCCCATAGGACCGAAAGGGGACAATGGCTCTGCTGGAGAACCCGGACCAAAGGGAGACCCTGGACCACCTG GGCCTCCAGGTATGCCTGGACCAGCTGGAAGAGAAGGCCCCTCAGGGAAGCAGGGGAGCATGGGACCTCCAGGCACACCAGGCCCCAAAGGAGAGACCGGGCCCAAAG GAGGAATGGGTGCCCCAGGCATGCAGGGCTCCCCAGGCCCCGCAGGTCTCAAAGGAGAGAGAGGTGCTCCTGGTGAGCCCGGAGCCCCTGGAAGTGCTGGGGTGGCAG GGCCTTCTGGAGCCATAGGTCCACAGGGCCCTTCAGGTGCCAGGGGTCCCCCAGGACTGAAGGGGGACAGAGGTGATCCTGGAGAAAGAGGAGCAAAGGGGGAGAGTGGGCTTGCAG ACGTCAATGCTCTCAAGCAGCGGGTGACCATCTTAGAGGGACAACTACAACGCCTCCAGAATGCCTTCTCTCGGTATAAGAAAG CggtggtcttccctgatggccagGCTGTCGGGAAGAAGATCTTCAAGACGGCAGGTGCTGTAAAATCATATTCAGATGCTCAGCAGATCTGCAGAGAGGCTAAGGGACAGCTGGCCTCCCCACGCTCTGCAGCTGAGAACGAGGCCGTGGCACAGCTGGTCAGAGCCAAGAACAATGATGCTTACCTGAGCATGAATGACATCTCCACGGAGGGCAAGTTCACCTACCCCACGGGGGAGTCACTGGTCTATTCCAACTGGGCCAGTGGGGAGcccaacaacaacaatgctggaCAACCAGAGAACTGTGTGCAGATCTATCCGGAGGGCAAGTGGAATGACGTACCCTGCAGTGAGCCACTCCTCGTGATCTGCGAGTTTTga